The Priestia megaterium NBRC 15308 = ATCC 14581 region CAAATTCACCGTAGCAGTTATCGACAAATACTATAACGTCAGGCTTAATACTCTTTACAAAAGAAATCATTTCTTTTATTTGCGCGACTGTAAAAGAAGGGCGAATGCCGTAACCTTTTGAGCGCTGAATGCCTATCATCTTTGTGTGCTCATGAATAGACGCTTTCACTTCTTCAAAATCCACTTGACCTTGCGCTGTTAAATCTACTGATTTATAGCTAATATTATATTCTTTTAAAGAGCCTACGCCGCTTCCTCGTATACCAACAATTTCTTCAAGAGTGTCATAAGGCTTTCCAGTTATATATAATAGTTCATCTCCAGGACGCAGTACACCAAACAGCGATATACCAATTGCGTGCGTACCTGAAATAATTTGCGGACGCACCAGGCAAGCTTCTGTTCCAAAAACGTCCGCGTATACTTTCTCCAACGTATCGCGGCCTAGATCGTCATATCCATACCCCGTTGTCGGATTAAAATGTGAATCACTCACTCGATTTTGCTGAAAGCTTTGCAGCACCCGAAATTGATTTGCTTCAATGCGCTCGTCAATTTTCTCATGTACAGGCTTAATTTGTTTTTCTACTTTTGCAGCAAGTTCCCGAATGTGTGCCCCGTTTTTTAACTGATCAAACATCATTTCTTTGTTCCTCAACTTTCTTCAAACGTTTGTAGCTTTTTGTAAAGGGGATGCTCTTTTGCAATATACCCTTTGCACTGATACTTCTCAGTTTCTTCATTAAATTTTAACGACTCAAGAATAGAGACCGTTTTGAGTTCAGCGAGCATTTTTCCTTCATAAGCCGGCAGCAGCACATGAAAAAACGCCATTTCTTTTTTCATTTCTTCTTGAATTCTTTCTCCAAGCTTCACTAAATCAGTAGCTTTAAAAGCGCTCATTGATAAAGATGTGGAAGCGGATGGGACAAATAGTTCATGCTGCATATCTTCTTTATTGTAAACTGTCAGCATCGGAATGTCCGTTACGTTCAGCTCTTCTAGTAAGCGATGCACTGTTTTTTCGTGGTTGTTGTAATCTGGATTAGAAGAATCTACCACGTGCAGAACAAGGTCAGCTTCGGTTACTTCTTCAAGTGTTGAACGGAACGCGGCTACTAACGTTGTTGGAAGATCTTGAATAAATCCAACCGTATCCGTTAAAAGAGCCGTTAGTCCTGACGGAAGCGTATACTGTCTTGTCGTTGGATCAAGAGTTGCAAACAGCTGATTTTCTTCAAAAATACCCGCCTCTGTTAAGCGGTTAAAGATCGTCGATTTACCAGCGTTCGTATAGCCCACAATTGCAATTTGATAGACATGATTACGCTTACGTCTTTCTCGATAACGTTCGCGGTGACTTACCACTGTCTTTAACTGACGCTTAATTTCATCAATTTTACGGCGAATATGTCTGCGGTCACTTTCAAGTTTCGTTTCACCAGGACCTCTTGTTCCAATTCCGCCTCCAAGACGTGACAAAGCGGTCCCTTGTCCTACTAACCTAGGCAGCAGATAATTTAATTGAGCCAGTTCCACCTGCATTTTTCCTTCTCGCGTTTGAGCACGCTGTGCGAAGATATCCAAAATCAGCTGCGTACGGTCAATAACACGCGCAGATAACCCTGCTGACAAATTGCGGATTTGACTCGGTGACAATTCATCATTAAATACAATTAAATCAGGCTCTAACTCTTCTTCAAGAGCCACAAGTTCTTCTACTTTCCCTTTTCCAATATAAGTAGCTGGATGAATGCGATCGCGCTTTTGCGTTAACCTTACCAGCACTTCGCCTTTTGCAGTCTCAGTTAAAGATGCTAGCTCATCCATTGAATATTCAAAACGTTCGTCATCGTCATGAAGCTGACATCCGACTAAAATTACGCGTTCAAGTTCAGTATTCATTTCTGCTGTCAAAGATTTTTCCTTCCCTTACTATTAAATTGACAAATCATTCATATCATATCAAAAAAATGTCCATTTCTCCATCTTTGCAAAAGAGACAGAATACATTGTCTTTTACTAGTTTAACACCCTTTTTAAAATCTATAAAACGATGATTAAAAAAACATTGAAATATCACGAAATTCTGTATACAATTTGAATTGGTTTACTTATCGAAATTTGAATCAGGCTGCCTGATTTTAAAATAATAGTCGCTACTTGGTGAAAACAGAATAAAGGGGATAGCATCATGACTTGGGACGTACTTAGCATTATTGGAACGATTGCCTTTGCAATCAGCGGAGCTTTCATTGCCATGGAAGAGGAGTATGATATTTTAGGCGTTTACATACTGGGAATCGTAACGGCTTTTGGCGGAGGAGCCATTCGAAACCTGCTTATTGGTGTACCGGTGTCTGCCCTTTGGGAACAAGGACTCTTTTTTCAGATTGCTTTATTATCTATCACTGCCACTTTTTTATTTCCAAACAATATCTTAAAACATTGGAAGCGATGGGGAAACTTTTCGGACGCCATTGGCCTTGCAGCATTCGCGATTCAAGGAGCGCTTTATGCCACTCATATGAACCATCCGCTTAGCGCGGTTATTGTAGCTGCGGTCTTAACAGGAAGCGGCGGGGGAATTATCCGAGATTTATTAGCACGCCGAAAGCCTACTGTTCTTAAAGATGAAATTTATGCGGTATGGGCGATTATCGCAGGATTTAGCGTAGGGCTGCATATTACAAATACGCCTGTAGAACTTTATACGTTATTTATCTTACTTGTAGGTCTTCGGATGTGTTCATATATTTACAAATGGCGCCTGCCGATCAAAACGATTCGACAACCAAATATGTAGAAAAAAAAAGCCTTTCGTAACGAAAGGCTTTTTTTTACAGCTGAATATCGCTTGACGTTAAAGTTAGAAGCTCGTTGCGCTCAAAGCTTTCTTCTTCTAAAAGCCTCATGGATTGAGTACGTATGGAACGTTCGATAATGTTTCGCACATATCTACCGTTACTAAAATCCCTAGGCGTCTGATTGTACTTCACGTCCATAAAATGATCTTTTAGCTTTTTATAGGCCTCTGTACTAAACTGATACTGCCTGTCATTCATC contains the following coding sequences:
- a CDS encoding aminotransferase class I/II-fold pyridoxal phosphate-dependent enzyme, encoding MFDQLKNGAHIRELAAKVEKQIKPVHEKIDERIEANQFRVLQSFQQNRVSDSHFNPTTGYGYDDLGRDTLEKVYADVFGTEACLVRPQIISGTHAIGISLFGVLRPGDELLYITGKPYDTLEEIVGIRGSGVGSLKEYNISYKSVDLTAQGQVDFEEVKASIHEHTKMIGIQRSKGYGIRPSFTVAQIKEMISFVKSIKPDVIVFVDNCYGEFVETIEPTHVGADLMAGSLIKNPGGGLAKIGGYIAGRKDLVEACSYRMTTPGIGAEAGATLYSLQEMYQGFFLAPHVVGQALKGAVFSSAMFEELGMQSEPKWNSERTDLIQSVQFDDRDKMVSFCQAIQFASPINSHVTAYPAYMPGYEDDVIMAAGTFIQGASLELTADGPIRPPYVAYVQGGLTYAHVKVAICMAVDQMLTKELL
- the hflX gene encoding GTPase HflX: MTAEMNTELERVILVGCQLHDDDERFEYSMDELASLTETAKGEVLVRLTQKRDRIHPATYIGKGKVEELVALEEELEPDLIVFNDELSPSQIRNLSAGLSARVIDRTQLILDIFAQRAQTREGKMQVELAQLNYLLPRLVGQGTALSRLGGGIGTRGPGETKLESDRRHIRRKIDEIKRQLKTVVSHRERYRERRKRNHVYQIAIVGYTNAGKSTIFNRLTEAGIFEENQLFATLDPTTRQYTLPSGLTALLTDTVGFIQDLPTTLVAAFRSTLEEVTEADLVLHVVDSSNPDYNNHEKTVHRLLEELNVTDIPMLTVYNKEDMQHELFVPSASTSLSMSAFKATDLVKLGERIQEEMKKEMAFFHVLLPAYEGKMLAELKTVSILESLKFNEETEKYQCKGYIAKEHPLYKKLQTFEES
- a CDS encoding trimeric intracellular cation channel family protein; translated protein: MTWDVLSIIGTIAFAISGAFIAMEEEYDILGVYILGIVTAFGGGAIRNLLIGVPVSALWEQGLFFQIALLSITATFLFPNNILKHWKRWGNFSDAIGLAAFAIQGALYATHMNHPLSAVIVAAVLTGSGGGIIRDLLARRKPTVLKDEIYAVWAIIAGFSVGLHITNTPVELYTLFILLVGLRMCSYIYKWRLPIKTIRQPNM